A segment of the Nitrospina gracilis 3/211 genome:
CCTGCGCTCCCAGCAGTTGAAGATGTTTGAGCAACAGTTGAAGGATTTCTTTGAAAGCCTGAAGAAAGACGTCAATGCCATTCAGGGCATCCTGCGCGAAGACGAACGCGTTCTGGAGACGAACCCGGACATGCAGAAACTGGTTGAGCTGATGGACAAGGAGGATGCCATCAGCAGTGACATCCGCGACCTCAACGAAAAAACACTGGGTTCGCTGGGCCGCGAAGAGGAGCACCGCGAAAGCTTCGCGAAACTCAAGGACAAGCGTGCGGAGCTGGCGGACATCATGGACCGCATCCATTCCCTGCACATGAAGATGTTCCACGGCTTCAAGAACTACCTGCCGGAACTCAACTCCAAGTACGACAAACTGGAGGAATTCACGGAAATCCAGGACCTGTTCGAGTTCAACTCCATGTTCAGACAGACGTACCCGGATGTGCTCCGCTGGCAGAACCACTTCCGCACCTCGCGGGACCTCAACCCGGAACTTCTCGATCGCATGAACGACGACCTGTATGAAGTGGCGCAACTCAACAGCGAAATCTCCAAGAAACTCGGCACCATGATGCGGTCGCTTCAACAGAACTACCAGAGCCTGCTGAACGACGAGGAAAAACAGCAACTGCAACGGATGGCGAAACAGCAGGAAGGCCTGTCCAAAGAAACGGAGGAATTGTCCGAACTGTTCCAGCAGATGAACCGCAAGAATCCGATGATCAGCCCAGGTCTCTCCAACCGCATGACCGGAACCGGCCGCTACATGAAGCAGTCGCAGAGCCGCCTCAAGGACCAGCGCGTGCAGGACAGCATCGAGTCCGAGAACCGCGCCCTGCAGGGCCTCAACGAGGTGCGCGACATGCTGGAAGCGTTGAAGAACTCCGGCCAGGGTCAGGGCCAGCCGAAGTCGTCCCTGCAAATGGGACAGGGCCGGCAACGCGATCCGCGTCAGGGCGGCGGGGCGCGACGCCTGCGGCAGGAGAAAATCACCCTGCCCTCGGAAGACCAGTACCGCGTTCCGGGTCAGTTCCGCGAGGACATCATTGAGGCCATGAAGAACAAGTATCCGGAAAAATACGAACGCCTCATCGGTCAGTACTACAAGGAACTGGTGAAATGACGAATCCCCTTCCCCGCACCGCGCTCGCTTTTATCATGGCGCTGTTGCTGTGCGGTGCGTCCACGCCCGCCCATGCCGGCCTGCAGGAAGACATCAACCGCGGTTACTCGCTGATCGACCAGTGGCGCTTCGAGGAAGCGGAGGCTCACACGCGGTCGTTGATGGACAAGTATCCCAAGTCCGGCGACGTCACGTTCCTGCTCGCGCGGGTGGTGTTCTACCAGGGCGATTACGCGCGGTCGCTGGACCTGATGAACCAGGTCGATGACTCCCCCTCCACGGTGAAAGAGTTCAAACAACTGGTGGCGCAGACGCATGAAGCGACGCGGGCCATGGTCACGCGCGAGTCGGATCACTTCATCCTGAGTTACACCGACGGACCCGACTCCGTGCTGGTGGATTACGCGCTCGACGCGCTGGAAAAATCTTACGCGGTGCTGGGTGGTATCCTCGATCACCATCCTAAAAAGAAAGTGCGGGTGGAGATCTATCCCAGCCGCGAACCGTTCTCGCGCATCTCGCCGCTCACCTTCAAGGACATCATGACCTCCGGCACGGTCGCCTTGTGCAAGTACAACCGGTTGATGCTCATCTCGCCCGGCTCGCTGGTGCGCGGCTACAACTGGCTGGACACGTTGAGCCACGAGTACGTCCACTTCCTGCTCAGCAGCAAGAGCCACAACAACGTGCCTCTGTGGTTGCACGAGGGCATCGCCAAATACCTGGAGACCCGCTGGCGCGGCGACCCGAAACACCTGACGCCGATCATGGAAACGGTGCTCGCAAACGGGCTCGACAACGATTACCTCATCGACTTCGAAGCCATGATGCCGTCGTTCGCCAAACTCAAAACCGCCGAGGACGTGCAACTCGCCTACGCCGAGGTGGCGACGATGGTGCAGTACCTCGTCGAGTTGAAAGGACTGGAAGGTCTCGAAGGGCTGGTGGCGGGACTGAAAGACGGCTCGCCGGTGAGCGACGTGCTGGACCGGCTGCTGCAAAAAGACCTCGACCGGTTTCAGGACGACTGGAAGGCGTACATGAAAACGCAGAAGCTGAAACGCATCCCCGGCCTCACGGTGATCAAGTTCCAGTTCAAGAACAAACGCGAAAACGGCCAGGCCGAGGATGAAGAAGGCGAGCGCGCCCTGATTGAGAGCCGACGCGCCCGCGACCTCACCCTGCTGGGCGACATTCTAAAGAGCCGCGACCACGTGCAGGCCGCGATCATCGAGTACCGCAAGGCGATTTCGGAATCGGACACGCTGTCGCCGGTGCTGTACAACAAACTCGCGGGCACGTACATGCTGACCAACGAATTCGACGAAGCGGAAACCATGCTCAAACAGAGCCTGGAGTTTTATCCGCAGTTCCCCACCACCCTCACCAACCTGGGGGAAGTGGCGTTCAAGCGCAAGGATTACGAAGCCGCGCGCGATTATTACGTGAAGGCGGAGAGCATCAATCCCTTCAACCCGGCGGTGCACCTGCGGCTGATCCGCATCTACGCCGCGCTGGGCGAAAACGCGAACAAGGAACAG
Coding sequences within it:
- a CDS encoding peptidase MA family metallohydrolase → MTNPLPRTALAFIMALLLCGASTPAHAGLQEDINRGYSLIDQWRFEEAEAHTRSLMDKYPKSGDVTFLLARVVFYQGDYARSLDLMNQVDDSPSTVKEFKQLVAQTHEATRAMVTRESDHFILSYTDGPDSVLVDYALDALEKSYAVLGGILDHHPKKKVRVEIYPSREPFSRISPLTFKDIMTSGTVALCKYNRLMLISPGSLVRGYNWLDTLSHEYVHFLLSSKSHNNVPLWLHEGIAKYLETRWRGDPKHLTPIMETVLANGLDNDYLIDFEAMMPSFAKLKTAEDVQLAYAEVATMVQYLVELKGLEGLEGLVAGLKDGSPVSDVLDRLLQKDLDRFQDDWKAYMKTQKLKRIPGLTVIKFQFKNKRENGQAEDEEGERALIESRRARDLTLLGDILKSRDHVQAAIIEYRKAISESDTLSPVLYNKLAGTYMLTNEFDEAETMLKQSLEFYPQFPTTLTNLGEVAFKRKDYEAARDYYVKAESINPFNPAVHLRLIRIYAALGENANKEQQETRLALIQ